The Triticum urartu cultivar G1812 chromosome 5, Tu2.1, whole genome shotgun sequence genome contains the following window.
TGTGTGCAAAAAGCAAAATGATATATACATGATGCATTAATGCCAATAACACTAAAAACAAAATAGTGGTTACTAGTTTCATATAATTTATTACCGTCGCATGAAGAAAACTCGAATGgtagtagatgccgaacagcgtGCCGGTTGCAAGGCTactggcgcaccttgacttgcaccgTCGACATGGTGGTGGTTGTGGTGGCGTCATTTCCCTAAAGCAATATGATTAGAGGATTAACGATCCAAAAATTAAACATAAAGTTTTCAATACACACATCAGGTTTTGAATAATATACACATCATAGAGAATACACATGAGGTTCACATGGCAAGCAAAATAACAACTAAATTGTAGTTCAGTTCAGACAATAACCTAATAGAGATCATGTAACCCAAACAGAGCCTAATATAGAATTCACAAGTGGGTGAAAATGTAGCCAACATTTTCTACTACAAAATATAAGCACCAGACTAAGAGgtaatacaagggaagaacaatcGCACACACAGATAAAAGATAGCATCAACCTGTCCTAATTAACACAGCAAAGTCAGTTTTATCATTCAAGAAAACAGAGACATGAGACAGATCAGTTAGCATTTTTTTCGAAACGAGTGTTAGCATATATTCAAATGCACACCATAACAACTTGGCAATTTGAGCATCACCACATACAGACACTCTCTTCAACCTGAAAGAGCATCGAATCAAGCATTGATTTTTCCATGAAACCACATAACTGTGAGGGCTTCTTGGTCATATCTTTATATGCATCAACAAAGAAGCTACTGGATCAAATTCACACATAGGGTAGCTCATCACGAGGATACAAACATTTAGACCTTTAAGAAGAACTGGCACAATCAACATCATTCAGATGAAAGGAGGAGCATTCATGACATAACCTAGTGTCAGGAAAGAACCCCTCTCTAAACCCTAGAACACTaggcaccgccgccgccgccactcctccAGGGACAGCAGCCAAGAATTGAAACCCAAGTTTCAATTATATGTGCTAAACTGCTAATCAAGAATTGAAACCCAAATTTTGGTGAGCAACAAAAAGCATCTACTTGTCTCACCTAACCCCCCTCTCTCTACTCTCTCGCCAATCACGCGAGGAAACAAGCCTGGAACACGTCGCACCGAAGCGCGGAGTCACCGTGCAATCCCTCAATCCCTTTCCCCCACGCGAAATCCCAAAACATCACGAGCCGCCGCGGCGAATCGATTGGAGCCTAGCTAGTGGTGGCGCGCGCAGGGAGGAGGAGATCGAGGGGGACTTACGGGGCTGGAGCGTCGGAGGAGGCGAGAGACGACCGCGCGTGGTGGCGGCGCACGGCGTCGTCGATGGGGGTGAGGCGGCCGGGGAGGAACCCTAACCGCAGCGGCGTCATCGGGCGGAGGGGATCGATTGTGAGAGTGAGGGGGTGCGGGGGGCGCTCGGGCAGGTTTTCTTTTCCCCTAGTAGTAGCGCTAGGTAGAGgccggcgctactgctaagcccACAAGCTGTAGCGCCCGTCCGAAACAAACGCTACAGGTAAGTGGGCTACCGTTTTTGCCCTGCGACCCATGTAACAGTAGCGCAGCCCAAGCTAACAAACACTGCTGTTATTTAATAGTAGTAGCGGGTTTTCTACCCAGCGCTACAGGTATTTACCAGTAGCGTGGGGGTCAAAAACAGgcgctactggtaaacttctacctataagcattttcctagtagtgtagcCGTCCGGAGCTCCCCGCTGCTGCGCTCACCATCGGGCACGGACCGAGCGGCGGCTCTCCCTCCTCTGATCGCGCCCCGAGCGGCGACTCCACCAACAAGGGCAAaggtgttggggatcgtagcagaaatttaaaattttctacgcatcaccaagatcaatctatggagtaatctagcaacgaggggaaggggagtgcatctacatacccttgtagattgctaagcggaagcgttgcaagaacgcggatgaggtagtcgtacttgtggcgattcagatcgcggttgattccgatctaagcgtcgaacaacggcgcctccgtgttcaacacacgtgcagcccggtgacgtctcccatgccttgatccagcaaggagagagcgagaggttggggaagactccgtccaacagcagcacgacggtgtggtggtggtggaggagcgtggtactcctgcagggcttcgccaagcactacgagagacgaggagggagataGGTAGGGTTGcgccttgggagagagagactcgtgtgttgggcagccccaaaacctccactatatatagggggaggggaggggctgcgcgcccacctagggttccctacctaggggtggcggcagcccccagatcccatctgggtggcggccaagggggagagagaggggggcgcacctaggatgggccttagggcccatctgcccctagggtttgccccctctcctcttgagggcgccttgggccttggtgggaggcgccccagcccacctaggggctggtcccttcccattcttggcccacgcaagcctccggggctggtggaacctcccggtggacccctggaatccttccggtggtcctggtacattaccggtgatgcccggaacacttccggtggccaaatccacacttcctatatatcaatatttacctccggaccattccggaactcctcgtgacgtccgggatctcatccgggactctgaacaacattcagtaaccgcatacatactttccctataaccctagcgtcatcgaaccttaagtgtgtagaccctacgggtttgggaatcatgcagacatgattgagacatctctctggtcaataaccaacagcgggatctggatacccatgttggctcccacatgttccacgatgatctcatcggatgaaccacgatgtcgaggattcaatcaatcccgtatacaattccctttgtctactggtatgatacttgcccgagatttgatcgtcggtatcccgataccttgttcaatctcattaccggcaagtctctttactcgttctataacacatcatcccgtgatcaactccttggtcacattgtgcacattatgatgatgtcctaccgagtgggcccagagatacctctccgttacacggagtgacaaatcccagtctcgattcgtgccaacccaacaaacactttcggagatacccgtagtgcacctttatagccacccagttacattatgacgtttggtacacccaaagcattcctacggtatccgggatttgcacaatctcatggtctaaggaaatggtacttgacattagaaaagctttagcatacgaactacacgatcttgtgctaggcttaggattgggtcttgtccatcacatcattctcctaatgatgtgatcccgttatcaatgacatccaatgtccgtggtcaggaaaccataaccatctattgatcaacgagctagtcaactagaggcttactagggacatggtgttgtctatgtatccacacatgtatctgagtttcctatcaatacaattctagcatggataataaacgattatcatgaacaaggaaatataataataactaatttactattgcctctagggcatatttccaacaaaaggACCCGCTGCCTCTCCGACCAGCGAAAAGGGCCATGGCTTGCGCGGGCGTGGTCGCGGCCGTGGCCGTGGCCGTGGCCGCGGCGGCCCATCCCCCGGTAGCGCTCCTGGTGGGAGCGGCGCCGCTCCCTTGGGCCCTGGCTCGCCCGCTCCAACAGGCTTCTTTGCTCCTTATGGGGCCCTCATTCCTGGACTGTCTGCAGCGCGGGCTCCCTGGGCTGCGCCGAACGCCGCGGGCGTGCTCGACCCACGCCCTCCTGCACCTCATCAGGCCTACCCCGTGTTGTCGTCGTCCTCCAATGGGCCTACTTGGGAGCAGTATAACCAGCTATACGTTGCTCTCCAGGGCCTCTCCATGCAGCAGCAGCACGCCGGTGGCGCGCCGGACTGGTTCCTCGACACGGGCGCTACGTCGCACGTCGCTGGTAAGACGGACCTCCTCACCTCATATGGTTCTCCTTCATTGCGTCATTCCACTGGCATCTTAGTAGGCAACGGGTCTCGTCTTCCCATTACCGATGTAGGCTCCACTTCTGTGTCTAATTTTTCTCTCAATGACGTCCTCATATCCCCTACCATAATCAAAAACCTGATCTATGTACGTCGTTTTACACAAGATATTTTTTTCTATCACTTTTGACCCTTTCGGTTTTTCCGTGAAGGACCTAGCCACGGGGAAGCTCATCATGAGGTCCAATAGCCACGGGGATCTCTACCCCTTCTTCACCAACTCCGGCGTCCAGGCAGCACTCTCCGTCGTCATCGATGACATATGGCATCTTTGCTTAGGGCATGCTAGCAATAAATCAGTTTCCATTCTAGCACGTGATTTTCTTCCAACTTGTAATAAAGATAGGCCTAGCAACTCCGTCTGCTCATCTTCTCAACTAGGCAAGCAGCCACGGCTGCCTTTTTCCCTTTCCACTTCCAAAACAAGTGCACCTTTCCAATTAAAACATTGTGACTTATGGACCTCGCTGGTACCTAGTTTCTCTGGCTTTCAATATTATCTTGTGATTCTAGATGACTACTCACACTACTCGTGGACGTTCCCTTTGCGCAACAAAGCCGACACCGCTGACACCGTCTCACGTTTCTTTGCGTATGTTCTCACCCAATTTCACGTCACAATTCAATGTATGTAGTGCGACAACGGTGGTGAATTCCTCACCTCCTCCTTGCGTGACTTATTCTCTCGCCATGGTGCTTCCTTCCGCTTATCATGCCCACACACCTCGCCACAAAACGGCAAGGCCGAGCGCCTTATCCGTACCACCAACGACGTTCTCCGTGTGCTTCTCATCCACGCAAACCTTCCGCCCCCCTTTTGGGTCGAGGCACTCCACACCGCCACCTACATCCTCAACCGGCGCCCCTCCTCGGCCATCAACTTCGTGACGCCTCACTTTCGTCTCCTAGGTCAACACCCCACATACGACCACATGCGCGCCTTTGGGTGTCTCTGTTTCCCCAACACCATTGCCACTAGCCCACAAAAACTCGCCACTCGGTCGTCTCGCTGTGTTTTCCACGGATATCCTCTGGAGCACAAGGGCTACCGGTGCCTTGACCCATCTACTCGCAAAGTAATTATTTCCCGACACGCCACGTTCGACGAGAGCGTCTTCCCCTATTTTCCTGCCGATCACCCTCGCTCCACCCCTCTTCCCTCGACCATAGAAAATCCGGTTCACCAAATCTGCCCCAAACCCCGTACCTCGTACCTCCCATATTGGCCACCCACCTTGGGATCTGCGCCGACCCCTCCTCCAGCTACCAGCCCCACTCCACCAACGAGCGTCGTGGCCAATCCGCGTCTGCCCCGCTCCACCAACGAGCGCCCCGACCTATCCACCGCGCGCCCCCTCCCGAGCCATGCAGCCCGCGTGCCCCGCCAATCACCTCGCCCCGTGCACCCGCCTCCCCGTGCACGCCACACTCTCCCTGCACAccagttgatacgtctccaatgtatctataattttttattgttccatgctattatattatgtgttttggatgtttatgggatctattatacacttttatattatttttgggactaatctattaactgaaggcccagcccaaattgttattttcttgcctatttcagtgttttgaagaaaaggaatatcaaacggagtccaaacggaatgaaaccttcaggagagttatttttggaacggaagaaatccaggagacttggagtagacgtcagggaagcttcgaggtggcca
Protein-coding sequences here:
- the LOC125507425 gene encoding collagen alpha-2(I) chain-like, coding for MGVRRPGRNPNRSGVIGRRGSIGIFPTKGPAASPTSEKGHGLRGRGRGRGRGRGRGGPSPGSAPGGSGAAPLGPGSPAPTGFFAPYGALIPGLSAARAPWAAPNAAGVLDPRPPAPHQAYPVLSSSSNGPTWEQYNQLYVALQGLSMQQQHAGGAPDWFLDTGATSHVAGPSHGEAHHEVQ